The region tgagtcctcgacgcggccgtcgcgggttcgactcccggacccgacaacatttgccgcatgtcttcccccctctccttccccgtttcctgtcagcctactatcatataagggacactagagcccacaaaagaccccctggaggggtaaaaaaaaagaagaaaggattAGATGCACACTTTGGATAATTTGCCattataaaatgaattaactcTGCAGCCATGCATTATAACTGGTATTGGAATGAAATGAATGTGTATATAATTGAATGAATTAAAATGGCTGAAATAAACATGCTCTGTCAAAGGTTTCTTTGCTGGTTGTCGTGGAGATTGGAGTTTTCCCGTTGATCTGTGGCTGGTGGCTCGACATCTGCTCTTTGGTAAGACTCTTGATCTGATTTTGTTCCTGATATCTTGCATGTTGTTTTATGCTTAGGGGTGTTTGGTAGTTCGCTTTAGAGGCCAAATTTGGATCATAAAAAGCAAAGCTTTCTGTATTCTGATAGTTTTATGAACCTTAAAATGACTACTTGCAGTAGCTTGTGGATCAGACAGAAGAAATTCTAATTCTCTGAGTTAATGCATTGAAAGACTGATTTATTAGACCCAAAATGTGATTAgattttttgggttttttttaatgttaccGTCTTTGTCTGCAGGAAATGTTTGACGCCTCATTGAAAGACAGAGAAATGAGTTTCAAGTCAGCACCTGGCACCACCATGTTCCTGCACTGGCTTGTGGGTATGGTGTACGTGTTCTACTTTGCGTCTTTCATTCTGCTTCTAAGAGAGGTGAGACCTGGtctatttttgtgtatttcagCTTATAGTCATTTCACATTAAATTGATGTTAACATAAAATCCATCTCCATCAGGTTCTGAGGCCCGGAGTGCTCTGGTTTTTAAGAAACCTCAATGACCCGGACTTCAACCCAGTTCAGGAAATGATTCATTTACCCATCTACAGACACCTGCGGCGCTTCATCTTGTCTGTGGTGGTCTTTGGCTCAATTGTGTTGCTGATGCTGTGGCTGCCAATCAGACTTATAAAAGTGTTGATGCCCACTTTCCTCCCGTACAACGTAATGCTCTACAGGTAACCGGCAAgcaaagcaacattttagaTCACATTTTACAGAACTGGAACTTGTTCTTTCTGCATCTAAAGTGGTTTGACAAACCACTTCCTTTTTCATGCAGAAACGCACAACTTCTTCTCTTAAgtttgtgaacaaaaaaaagaaatgttgagaGTATAGTCAACAAGGGGCTGGACAAACACATCTGTTGtgacttgtttgttttgaatgtgtctgtgtgctttagaaatgaataaatattatggTAAATTAGTTGGTTGGAGAACACCATCAAGTCattctgtaattattttacatcttgTCTTTCAGTGACGCCCCTGTCAGTGAGCTGTCTCTGGAGCTCTTATTACTTCAGGTTGTCCTCCCGGCCCTGTTAGAGCAAGGACACACTCGCCAGTGGCTGAAAGGTCTGGTCAGAGCCTGGACAGTCAGTGCTGGCTATTTACTGTAAGTCAAATCCTGAACAGCATTAATACTTAAAATGTTGATAGTTTGTGTGCTCATCACAAATGTTAATCAGCATGTACAGGTGCTTTCCAATGGCATTTTCTaccacttttcattttttctcatGTCACCTTGGGATTTCAGGTGACAAACTAGTGCAAAGTTCTGAAGTTGAGggaaaattatacatgttttttaaaatgtttttcagatattaatctgaaatgtgttgcatgattttttttgtcaacccCATTACTatgatgctgaaaataaaatcccattttAACAAACCGTCATATGATTAAAGAAGTGAATTGATCAGTATGTAATTTAACCCTATGCCctgtaaatacagctgttctgtgaaggttttgGTTTTGCTCAACTACGTTAGTGGgtaaacaaaatcataaaatgtggatatgtttgaagaaaaattagGTGGTGATTTAAACATCTGGTTGAGATCTGTTCAGTTCATCACCAGAAAATGTAGAGTCTGGCACAGCTACAGATCAATCAAAACATGGCTGTTCACCTGAAATGACAAGCTAGGCAAGCAGAGTATCATCATCATAGACGCAGCAGTGGTAAAtctggaggagctgtagagattcacagctcaggttGAAGCATCACAAAATCTGGCTTTTATTGAAGAGCATTAACCAAGTCATAATAATTCTCATCAGTAGTTTGGCAAAAGAGACTAAGGTTTACATTTACATGCAAAATCCAGCTTGTGGTTAAACTTTGTACATCACCTTGGATTGATTGTCTCCATGGACAACCATGAGCCCCTTTCACAAAACAATTCAAGATGTGACCTAGACATCTTTTGGCCATACCTAGCGTTTTCTGAACGAGGTAGTCACAGTTGGCTGACTTGTGTGAGGAAAGTCCTTATCAGCTTTTGACACACATTATTTCTTGCCATTAACACACAGTAGAGGAATACAAATATACACCAGACCTTacaaaaaattgaaaaccaCATCTGTTTCCCTCCAGTTCACAATTACACACTACTTTACGCGTTCAAATTTTTTGTACTTCTACTGTACTTCATACAGCAGGGTATGTCAACAACTAGCAACATATGGTGCCCTTTTATTCCTGCCGCTGATCAACCTCTCTTTTCTGTCCGCAGAGACCTCCACTCCTACCTCCTCGGTGAACAGGAGGACAATGATGCCAACCAGCctgcaaacaacaacaacaataacaacccTCCCCACGGTCCTcataacaacaataacaacccAGCCCCAGCTGTTGGGGAAGGACTGCATGCGGCACATCAGGCCATCCTGCAGCAGGGGGGGCCAGTGGGTTTCCAGCCATACCACCGACCCCTGCGCTTCCCATTCAGAGTGAGACAGTCCTGTGGTTTTTAATATGCTTTACAATCATCTCTAGCTTACTCAATCCTATTTGAAATTTATTACcactctgaaaaacacaaaaccttacaaagtatttttgcctagtttatagtgcaaatatcttagcacacttgaaatttAACAAACTCGTATGCAAATAACTTTCAGATAGACATACAAgtttgtttcaagtcaataatttgttaatattgatgaaaaagtactagtgtcatccactggcagattatttcccttataacatgggaaaatatcttgtcataagtgaaataatctgaactcGAACTAgtactatttattttagaacaagctcctacatcttgcttaagttacttgtaatatttgcactggaaactagacaaaatacttggtaagattttgtgtttttgcattgtacACAAATTGCTCATAATTTGTACATCCTAAAGATACTAtcagagaaaatcaaaaaatgttttttccctttctccaactttaaaatgtaaagaaatcatATGTTTCTTAAGACTTCTATGCAATTGTTGTAAAGTATGAAAGTTTCTTACGTGGTTTGTCCTCTGTTCCCTAGATTGTGCTCCTGATTATTTTCATGTGCATCACTCTCCTATTGGCCAGTCTGGTGTGCTTAACTCTACCAGGTAAGGAGTGATGTCAAACAGCTAAACTAACAGATAAATTAATTCTTTGTTGAACTCCACCCAAACCATAATGAAAGGTCTGTCTCTTTCATACATACACATAATGATAAGTCTTTCCTGAACTATAATAAGTGAGgagagtcttttttttccctctgttaCCACTACAAAGTTGGATGTGAGGTGAATAATTGCTCTGccatgtgtgtgtttcagtatTTACAGGCCGCTGGCTAATGTCCTTCTGGACTGGAAACTCTAAAATCCACGAGCTGTACACAGCAGCGTGTGGTCTGTATGTCTGCTGGCTCTCGGTGCGTGGAGTCACTGTGTTGTTGGCGTGGATGCCACAGGGACGCATCGTAATCATTCACAAAGTCCAGGAATGGACACTCATGGTGAGCAGCGGAGTCTCAAGCTAAATTTTAATAAGCAAACAGGAGCAGTGGGAATTATTTCCTTTTCAAAGTACTGTGACTTGCTTTATagaaaataagcatttaatTAATTGTTGAGCAGatagaataaaaagaaaatcaatatgGAATTGTTTGTTGTGGCttacaatttaaagaaaaaaattattttacattgacatttttgacCCATGTAGCTAAAAATGTGTACAGCAGTGCTATAAAATTTAATGctgcaaacatatttaaagagaaatttataaatgtttgtttcttaactgtattAGAgcaattatgtattttttggaGTCTGAATGAAACTAAATTTCCTGCAAACTTGGAGGAAGTATTTATCTAAATCAGTTGgaaaatttacacaaaatgtcattaatcttttgaaaaaaaaaaagtcagattgttgcttctctgtcatttttttatccagtgattatatattttttttgtcaaagacCAGTGGGGGATCACTCTTGTCTTTGTTTATATTACTCATGTAGATCCTGAAGACCCTGGTTGTGGCTTTGCTGGTTGCTGGAGTCATCCCACTGTTACTGGGGCTGCTGTTTGAACTGGTGATTGTGGCCCCACTTAGAGTACCTTTAGACCAAACCCCTCTGTTCTATCCTTGGCAGGTAGGATTATATATGCATACAAGATTGTCATCTCACCAATTTTTCACTTAAACGTGCATTAAGAAGTTCTTATATGCTCATGTCTTGACGTTACTTTCAGGATTGGGCTCTTGGAGTTCTCCATGCCAAAATCATTGCAGCCATCACCCTCATGGGTCCACAGTGGTGGCTTAAGGCTGTAATTGAGCAGGTAAAGTATTAAtgaatatgaaatataaatatgatcCTTTTTAAATTTCCCAATTTAAAAAGTATCTGCTGACTGAGATTAAATTGCCtgttcattttgtctttctgtgAAGCCCTGAGATGACTTCTTTTGCTCAGTGGAGCTTTGATCTGAATCCTGTTAACTCTCCGCCTCTTTACAGGTTTATGCAAATGGAATTCGCAACATTGATCTCCAATTCATAATCCGAAAGCTGGCAGCTCCTGTTATCTCAGTTCTGCTGTTGTCCCTGTGTGTGCCGTATGTGATTGCTGCTGGAGTGGTTCCTGCTGTCGGTCAGTAAtagaaatgctttttatttttatcactttagaccacaggtgtcaaactccagtactcaagtcctgcaacttttagatgtgcctctgctgcaccacacctgaatataataattaggtcattagcaaaactctggagaactgatctacacaaggaggaggtaattaagccatttcattccactgttttgtacctgtggcacatctaaaaactgcaggacagcggcccttaaGGACTtaagtcctcaagggccgcttgAGTTCAGTCAGTTCAGTCATGTGCTTTAGATGCTTTAGACCACTTTAAATTTATATGACACTTTCTTTCCTCCACAGTATCTAAACAACATATACACTCACATATGTACATGGACCCTTGCCCCTCCCACTCACCTCCCCTACAGAGTTTCGCTAAATGTCCATAAACAAATTCCGTCTTGCATCCAACTACTTTTTGTCGTCATCCACACGCCTCTAGCCTCATTCTGGTGATCACTTTTAGTCAGGACTAGGAGAAAAGTGAAGACCATATAGTTGTATTTTGTTTCCAGGTGTTACCCCTGAAATGGAGATCCTGATGCAGAGGAGAATCTATCCATTCCTCCTGATGGTGGTGTCACTCATCGGCATCCTGTCTTTCCAGATCAGACAGTTTAAACGACTTTATGAGCACATCAAAAATGACAAGTATGAATGTTTGTCttccatcatttttttttaacaattctaaaatctttatttgtGTAATAAATTCTGGGactcttattttaatttagtctcttttgaaacatttagcattttatgtcttgatagaaacataaaatgctttttattcttCAGCAAATCTAATTGGTTGTAGAAAAACGTCAATTCTGACATGTATTCTCCCAATGCAGGTACCTGGTTGGTCAGAGGCTTGTAAACTACGAACGGAAATCTAGCAGAGCAAACTCTATCCCATCCTCCAACCCCATCGCAGAGTAACATCTTTGTGTCCAATGTGTGCCACGTTTTTGCACCAGTTACCCACTGAAGACCACCCCCCCTCTGCACAGAGTAACTGTAGAGGGTATAAACATCATGTGTATTGTCATTCATGCCTTGCTTTTTGTGAAGCGCCGCCTCATAAATTGTACATGTGTAAATACTTTGAAAGCAGACTTTGTCTTATGAAAAAGGACAGTTGTGGATTAATGCAATGACCATTGTACATCTTAAAACCTGTatgtataatttattaaatcaaagtgacagtttacattttctgttgtatgttttcagcaaaatctgtctgtgtgtgtgtgtgtgtgtgtgtgtgcgtgattGCTCAGCAAAGTCACCTGGTAAAATTAGGATGGATAATTTTATTCTAatcattaaattacaaaaatgtaaaaccttaTTGAATTGAAATTACTTACCAAATGTTATAGCTGTGATCACAATTTCTTCAATTTTTCACTGTTAATTGGTCATTGCCAGGTCAAATTCTCAAAACCTAATCTAAGATTATTATCTTTCTATTCTggtcaattaaaaataacttcctAGGTCAATTACCCTTGTGtacattttagtattttttgctatctagttttttttaattaaaaaactattctcaaaatcaaaaaaattgATAACAACCGGAAGCACCTCATGGGTACACCAGAAATTGTAGTTGTATATTTTGCCTTAAAAGTTATGACATCCATAAATCAGTATACAACTGGGGGTGGAGTAATTGTGTCGTCCTTTGGAATAAGTGGAGACTGAAGCACAATTCCAAAGTTTTCTGCCAGAACAGCTGGAATTTCTTCATCTTCAAGTTCCCTGGTTGTGGTTTCTAGCCCACCTCCCGTTGCTTCAGATGGGAATCTGGTGGTGATCAGCCTGCGGCCAATGTAAGACACCCTCCCGCCGGGTCTCAACACTGTGCAGAGGGACTTGCAGAAGAAGATGGAGCTAGGAGAGCTCTGGTGATACTGGCACATCTGGGTGAAGTCCTCCAGACGCCGAGGTTCCAGGGTGAACTTGTAGATCTCCGTCCAGTCCCCATCTTCGCctctgttttcctccttttgCCACTCCAGAAAGTGCACGTCGTCTATCCTTCTGAGACGGTAAACTCTGTGGCCCTGCTCCTGAGGACCACAAGTATCCAACGAAAGCGGGGCACTAAAACCAGCAGCGCCGAAACCGACATCACACAGCCACCGTTTCCCTTCGAGGTTGACCATTATGATCAAATGGTCAAACGGGGGCCCGTAGCAACTAGTTATGGAGTTCTTCACCTGACCTGAGAGCACAGTGACCTGGAAGCCCAGCTGGGTCAGCAGCCAGTAGAACAACGAGTTATTCTCAAAGCAAAAGCCACCCCTGCGCTGGTTCACAACCTTGTCGTAGAGGACCGGAAGGTCCAGCTTGACCTGTCCACCGCTGTGCACCGTCAGGTCTTCAAATGGCACCGACAGCAGGTGACAGGTGTGAACCGAGCGAAGCAGCTCCAGGCTGGGCACACCTGAAGGGCCTTCAAACCCGATCCGCGACAAGTACCGATCCACTTCCATCTTCAcggaagacatttttttttttttaccttctatGCTTTCGGTCTCACGACGCTTTACTTCCACTTTCCTTTCCAGACTATTTTGGAAACCGAGTGCAGGGGAATTAATGGCAGAAAGCGAACAGGTCAAAACATAGTATTCCACATGAATGTGTGGATGTACAGGGTCAAAGTACATAAAAAGGGTACCCTCGTGGGCCGTGGCATATAATGCAGAGGCGCAGTTAAGGAAAACAGTGCTAGAGGCTGCTGCCCAATCCTCAGTAAGGTCCAGAAGTTCATCTCATATAATTTCCATAATTTGTCAAATTGAAAGGAAATTCACAGTTAAACTTTAGTCatttattaaggaaaaaaatcaaaaaacatttttcaaaatatgattTGTGGATGACTGCCTAGTTATGACTCTGCCATACTATAATATAAAACCGGCATAtttatagttaaataaaatgtttaaactacACTATTTCTCTTTTCACACTGTCTCTTTTCAGTGCACAATATTTTTAACCACCAACTTGATCGACTGTCAGTTATTCTTACAATTTCTAGGTTGAAAATTTGCCTACACCCTTTGACTTAGTCAAATATCTAAATGCTATCATTTTTAGGTTGTGATAAACAGTGGTATTACTATTGGAGTCATTCAAACATCACAAGGGGTTCAAAGAGCTGCAATTTTGAGGTCAAAGCTGAAATGTTGAGAGagacgttttattttattttattttattttcagaactgATATTTATTCCCTTCCTATGTGGtccaaaaaggttttaaaatataaataatcatgtatatatttatttaagtttgactACTTCCGGTGTGGCTACGTGCTTGGTGACGTCTTCACTTCGAACACTCCCTGCTCCCAGAAGAACAGGGAGAGGGAGAAAGATGGCGCCCACTCACGTACTGAGATGCTGTCAACGGTGTTTAGCCTGGATCCCTGTGATTTTTATCGCCCTTGTCGTCTGCTGGTCCTACTACGCTTACGTGGTGGAGCTTTGTTTGTGTAAGTAGACGGGTCGCTGCTTTCTGTCGCGTCCCTGAAGGCTTTTCAGACGGACATGTTTTCATTGTAGTGTCCACTCACAAACACTCAGCTGCTGTGGCTGCTGTTGCTGCCATCAGGAAGTGAATGGGCTGCAGCTCAACAATGGTGCTGCCTGCCAGCCGGCTCCGAACACACAGATACGTGTCTGTTTGTCTGACATCTCGTCGGGTTGTACTGTATTCAGAAGGATATGTTTCGGGGAACGCGTAAGGTTTCACCAGCTGCACTTTAAGACTGCCGGtgttttgcatttcttgttttctgctcGGTTTGGACGGAAAGTgcgtttttattgttttttttaaattgaaagaaGCAATAGTTAAATTTAAGTCTGACTTCTGTTTGTCCCCTTTATTTAATCAAGAGTTAACTTTTCTGCTTAATATTTTACTATGTATTACtcttaattttatgtaaaacttaTATGAGCTAATTCTAGAAAGCCCCACTGTAAAGGCCAAGCTGAAGCTATGTTTGTACTCTGAAATGAGGCCATGTGATCCCCACCCTGCAGAGTAAAGATGCACCAACAATCTCACAAAGATTGAAATCAGCCAACTTTACCTCAATTGGTGATCCATCCATCAATTGTCTATACCTGCTTAGCAGGGTTGCCAGGGTAGTGGGTGTCAGCCTGATGCCTACCTCCACCAGTCACTGGATGAGAGGAAGGGTACATTCAGGACAGGTAGCCAGTCTTATCTCAGAGTCACACAGGATAAACAGTGATGCACATGCATTCACACACAATTTAGAGGAACCAAGTAACTTAATAAGTCATGTTTTGGTGCTGTGGGAGgcagctggagtacccagagttAACCCACACAGGATGAACAAGCAAATTCAATGCAAAAATACCCTGAcagggattcaaacccagaacaTTCTTGTTGCAAGGCAACTGAGCTAATTTTTAAGTTGATCATGAATGCATAAAACGCTGTAAAATAGCACTGGTTTTGGgggtgtaaataaaaaaaatggctaaAGGCGATGTGCTTTGAGGAATAAATGGAGATGTCATAGAAACCAAATCAGAATCTGTAAGTTTGACTTCAAAGGAAATCTGTCTTGACCAGGAAAAAGTGCATCTctacataaaattcataaaGTATTAAATTAGCTACTAATTGGCTAAAGTTTTCCTTTATTAAGATCATGACTCTGGCCCAAGAATAACTTTTTGGGGTTTAATTCTTTGTAGTACACAGgatagagataaaaaaaaaaaaaaactttgtttcttaaaaagatcataaaaacatttctggaagtCCAGGTCAAAGAGCATCACTGGAAATTTCAGTAAATTTCCACTTGGATTTTCTTGTCCCACCTTGCATATTACCGTGGTTGACTGAGTGTTTTCTCCATCCTGAAATGCCACTTAAATATCTTTTGAATCTCCAgttgtcgtttttttttgttattgtgcagaaagaaactttttatttctgtttgattaagactattttctaacatttatgttttctctgTATCCCTTACAGACACCATTACCATGATGGGAGAGCGGAGTAAGTACTGCAAAAGATGAAAAGTGTTTAATTTGTTGCGAATGGTATTTCACTGAGCTGAGCCTGTTCGGATTAATCTCCCTAAAGTCTGCTGTAATGCACTCTGTAGACTTGCTGGCACAGAAAAGTTTGCTTGCTTGTCTCCCGGCAGCTCCTCCTTAATCAGCACTACCCATTTGCAGTCTTCTCCCATTAATTATATAACTGTATCCTCATCAGGCCTGTAGTCTGAGTAGCAGCAGTATTACCATAACTCATGTTCTGTGTCTGCACACTTGCTGGATGGTTTGTGTTACTCTCCCGCTGATCCattctccctccctcccccgCCTCCAGTTGTCTACCTGATCTTCTTCCACGTCTCTTTCGTCATGTTTGTGTGGTCTTATTGGAAGACCATCTTCACCAAGCCTGCCAACCCTTCCAAAGAGGTACAAGATCCCATAGCATTCCCTTTCTGTCTGCATGCTTCTGATCCCCTGCCATGACGAAACCAGCTGGATGATAAAAGCGTCGTGTCCACTCCGTTTCAGTTTTGCCTGCCAAAAGCCGAGAAGGAGCGCTACGAGAAGGAAGAGAGGCCAGAGTCCCAGCAGGAGATCCTGTGGCGAGCCGCCTCCACCCTGCCTCTGTACACTCGCACGGGCGCCGGAGGTAAGGCTGCGTCACCCGGCTGGTAACAGGGATATACTGTCATTCATAGTCACCCAGTTATGACTATAAGAATGTGCGAATCACGTTGCAGCGATCCGCTATTGCGACCGCTGTCAAGTCATCAAGCCGGACCGGTGTCACCACTGCTCCGCATGTGACATGTAAGAGAACCGGACTACCTTCACGAAATTCTGCTCTCCTAtcaactctttctttttttgttgtcgttcatttttttgtgtgtctctgtgtaaTTTgaccatttgttttttgttttgctgcaaagGTGTGTGCTGAAGATGGATCACCACTGTCCTTGGTAAATCTGATCTGCTTCCTGCTCTTACAGTCCCTTAGAAAAGTACCAAAACTCCTTGAGCCATTAAACGCATCCAGAGCTACAATAGACTGGTTTATATGGAAGCATAATCATGGGTTACAATGACCTGGACCTAaatctattttgttttgcaagaCATGAAAAGTGTTGCTCATGGGTAGAAGAGTCAGGGTGTAGTGGTGCAAAGCTGCACGTACCAAAGGACTTGCAGATGTAATTGCAATTAAAGGTTGTTAAATCTTGCGGCCAAATTTACATGGTAGCCGCTTTTCtagattttgtttgtaaaagacTTTAAAACCCACAAGTAGTTGTCTTTCCAGCTCATGTTTGTGAGTCTGTGTGCCTTTAATATGATATGAtctgtaaaactttaaatagtATAAAAACGTTGATATAGCATTAAGGTTGAGTGTTTTCACATGTAAGACACATTTGCTTCACTTCCAGTCAACGATTGGAAAACTCGTGACCAGACCTTAAGAAtgccattgatttttttttttctctctctctctcagtcaATTATTAGTCACTTTATCATTACGGAttgaatgttttctctctcctaTAAATAGGAAAATGcttaatacataaataaatttgcttaatat is a window of Xiphophorus maculatus strain JP 163 A chromosome 21, X_maculatus-5.0-male, whole genome shotgun sequence DNA encoding:
- the LOC102229368 gene encoding arylamine N-acetyltransferase 2-like, which encodes MYFDPVHPHIHVEYYVLTCSLSAINSPALGFQNSLERKVEVKRRETESIEGKKKKMSSVKMEVDRYLSRIGFEGPSGVPSLELLRSVHTCHLLSVPFEDLTVHSGGQVKLDLPVLYDKVVNQRRGGFCFENNSLFYWLLTQLGFQVTVLSGQVKNSITSCYGPPFDHLIIMVNLEGKRWLCDVGFGAAGFSAPLSLDTCGPQEQGHRVYRLRRIDDVHFLEWQKEENRGEDGDWTEIYKFTLEPRRLEDFTQMCQYHQSSPSSIFFCKSLCTVLRPGGRVSYIGRRLITTRFPSEATGGGLETTTRELEDEEIPAVLAENFGIVLQSPLIPKDDTITPPPVVY
- the march6 gene encoding E3 ubiquitin-protein ligase MARCH6, producing the protein MDTAEEADICRVCRSEGTPDKPLYHPCVCTGSIKFIHQECLVQWLKHSRKEYCELCKHRFAFTPIYSPDMPSRLPIQDICAGLLTSVGTAIRYWFHYTLVAFAWLGVVPLTACRIYKCLFTGSVSSLLTLPLDMLSTDNLLADCLQGCFVVTCTLCAFISLVWLREQIVHGGAPQWLEQHQPPPPNLAGQANEGQAQGQGAADEPPGAQPDPADPPAQNEAEPEPPDGPPDQPDDPELEEEGAPAEDGEANNGAQDDMNWNALEWDRAAEELTWERMLGLDGSLVFLEHVFWVVSLNTLFILVFAFCPYHIGHFSVVGLGFEEYVQASHFEGLITTIVGYILLAMTLILCHGLAALVRFQRSRRLLGVCYIVVKVSLLVVVEIGVFPLICGWWLDICSLEMFDASLKDREMSFKSAPGTTMFLHWLVGMVYVFYFASFILLLREVLRPGVLWFLRNLNDPDFNPVQEMIHLPIYRHLRRFILSVVVFGSIVLLMLWLPIRLIKVLMPTFLPYNVMLYSDAPVSELSLELLLLQVVLPALLEQGHTRQWLKGLVRAWTVSAGYLLDLHSYLLGEQEDNDANQPANNNNNNNPPHGPHNNNNNPAPAVGEGLHAAHQAILQQGGPVGFQPYHRPLRFPFRIVLLIIFMCITLLLASLVCLTLPVFTGRWLMSFWTGNSKIHELYTAACGLYVCWLSVRGVTVLLAWMPQGRIVIIHKVQEWTLMILKTLVVALLVAGVIPLLLGLLFELVIVAPLRVPLDQTPLFYPWQDWALGVLHAKIIAAITLMGPQWWLKAVIEQVYANGIRNIDLQFIIRKLAAPVISVLLLSLCVPYVIAAGVVPAVGVTPEMEILMQRRIYPFLLMVVSLIGILSFQIRQFKRLYEHIKNDKYLVGQRLVNYERKSSRANSIPSSNPIAE